A window of Zingiber officinale cultivar Zhangliang chromosome 5A, Zo_v1.1, whole genome shotgun sequence contains these coding sequences:
- the LOC121981387 gene encoding junctophilin-1-like, whose translation MESQKGKLTRTQSSLLRSPIVRSSVHSLSSVAAADDEEEEKPHRPYRRSPSRNLLLLPIPFALILFLFLYLRDDCPLFADVLLLSALATAASLAARRADLFRRGATAVRRASSVEWSIGGVERKEKRSGGRIVREGVEFYSNGDYYEGEFHKGRCNGSGVYNFFGKGRYEGDWVDGKYDGYGTESWARGSRYRGHYRQGLRHGYGVYKFYSGDSYAGEWVGGQSHGVGAQTCSDGSSFFGEFKCGVKHGLGYYHFRNGDKYAGEYFADKIHGFGVYHFANGHCYEGSWHEGKKQGYGMYTFRNGDTRCGDWDAGILKMPLCTSEPSVQHAVQAAQKAAESSILVPRVDSQVNKAVAAANRAATAARVAAIKAVQNRIDGKFCDINE comes from the exons ATGGAGTCGCAGAAGGGTAAGCTTACCCGCACGCAGTCGTCCCTCCTCCGATCCCCCATCGTCCGATCCTCCGTCCACAGCCTCTCCTCCGTCGCCGCCGCCGAcgacgaggaggaggagaagcCCCACCGCCCTTACCGCAGAAGCCCCTCGCGTAATCTCCTCCTCCTGCCGATTCCTTTTGCGctcatcctcttcctcttcctttacCTTCGCGACGACTGCCCGCTCTTCGCTGACGTCCTCCTCCTCTCCGCCCTCGCCACCGCCGCCTCCCTTGCCGCACGCCGAGCCGACCTCTTCCGTCGCGGCGCCACCGCTGTCCGAAGGGCCTCGTCCGTTGAATGGTCCATCGGCGGCGTGGAAAGGAAGGAGAAGCGGTCCGGCGGGCGGATTGTCCGCGAGGGCGTCGAGTTCTACAGCAATGGGGATTACTACGAAGGCGAATTTCATAAGGGGCGGTGTAACGGCAGCGGTGTCTACAATTTCTTTGGAAAGGGGCGGTACGAGGGCGACTGGGTCGATGGGAAGTACGATGGATACGGTACCGAAAGCTGGGCGAGAGGCAGCCGCTACCGGGGGCACTACCGGCAAGGGCTTCGGCACGGCTACGGCGTGTATAAGTTCTACAGCGGAGATAGCTACGCCGGAGAGTGGGTCGGCGGGCAGAGCCACGGGGTGGGGGCTCAGACGTGCTCCGACGGGAGTAGCTTTTTCGGGGAGTTCAAGTGCGGGGTCAAGCACGGCCTCGGCTACTACCATTTCAG GAATGGTGACAAGTATGCTGGTGAATACTTTGCTGACAAGATCCATGGTTTTGGTGTTTACCATTTTGCTAATGGCCACTGCTATGAGGGATCATGGCATGAAGGCAAAAAGCAAGGTTATGGAATGTACACATTTCGAAATGGCGACACAAGGTGCGGCGATTGGGATGCTGGAATTCTAAAGATGCCCCTTTGTACATCAGAACCTTCTGTTCAGCATGCTGTTCAG GCTGCTCAGAAGGCAGCAGAGAGCTCAATCCTCGTTCCAAGGGTAGATTCGCAAGTAAACAAAGCAGTGGCTGCTGCTAATAGAGCAGCCACTGCTGCTCGAGTTGCTGCAATAAAAGCCGTACAAAATCGGATCGATGGCAAATTTTGCGACATCAATGAGTGA